The proteins below are encoded in one region of Homo sapiens chromosome 8, GRCh38.p14 Primary Assembly:
- the FAM90A12 gene encoding protein FAM90A12 codes for MMARRDPKSWAKRLVRAQTLQKQRRAPVGPRAPPPDEEDPRLKCKNCGAFGHTARSTRCPMKCWKAALVPATLGKKEGKENLKPWKPRAEANPGPLNKDKGEKEERPRQQDPQRKALLHMFSGKPPEKPLPNGKGSTESSDYLRVASGPMPVHTSSKRPRLDPILADRSATAMSGRGSVLASLSPLRKASLSSSSSLGPKERQTGAAADMPQPAVRHEGREPLLVVKPTHSRPEGGCREVPQAASKTHGLPQAARPQAQDKRPAVTSLPCPPAATHSLGLGSNLSFGPGAKRPAQAPIQACLNFPKKPRLGPFQIPESAIQGGELGAPENLQPPPAATELGPSTSPQMGRRTPAQVPSVDRQPPHSRPCLPTAQACTMSHHSAASHDGAQPLRVLFRRLENGRWSSSLLAAPSFHSPEKPGAFLAQSPHVSEKSEAPCVRVPPSVLYEDLQVSSSSEDSDSDLE; via the exons ATGATGGCACGTCGGGACCCCAAATCTTGGGCCAAGAGACTGGTGAGAGCCCAGACCCTCCAGAAGCAGCGGAGGGCCCCAGTTGGGCCAAGGGCTCCCCCGCCCGATGAAGAAGATCCCAGG CTCAAGTGCAAAAACTGCGGGGCCTTTGGCCACACGGCCAGAAGTACCAGGTGCCCCATGAAGTGCTGGAAGGCAGCCCTGGTTCCAGCGACCttggggaaaaaggaagggaaggaaaacctGAAACCATGGAAGCCCCGGGCTGAAGCCAACCCGGGGCCTTTGAACAAGgataagggagagaaggaagagagaccaAG GCAACAAGACCCGCAGAGGAAGGCTCTCCTCCACATGTTTTCCGGGAAACCTCCAGAGAAGCCGCTGCCGAATGGAAAAGGATCCACGGAATCTTCTGATTATCTGAGG GTTGCAAGCGGGCCAATGCCGGTCCACACAAGCAGTAAGAGGCCGCGCTTGGACCCTATCCTCGCTGATCGCTCAGCTACCGCAATGTCTGGCAGGGGCTCCGTCTTGGCTTCACTGTCTCCCCTCAGAAAAGCCAGCCTGAGCTCCTCCTCAAGTCTTGGACCAAAGGAAAGACAGACAGGGGCTGCGGCCGACATGCCTCAGCCTGCAGTCAGGCACGAGGGCCGCGAGCCTCTCCTCGTGGTGAAGCCGACACACAGCCGCCCCGAGGGTGGCTGCCGAGAAGTTCCCCAGGCTGCCTCCAAAACCCACGGACTGCCCCAGGCCGCCAGACCCCAGGCACAAGACAAACGTCCTGCGGTGACCTCACTGCCCTGCCCGCCAGCCGCCACACACAGCTTGGGCCTAGGCTCCAATCTCAGCTTCGGGCCAGGAGCCAAGAGACCTGCCCAGGCTCCGATTCAGGCTTGCCTGAACTTCCCCAAGAAACCGAGACTGGGTCCCTTCCAGATCCCCGAAAGCGCCATCCAGGGAGGTGAGCTGGGGGCCCCGGAGAATCTCCAACCTCCGCCAGCCGCAACCGAACTTGGACCAAGTACGTCGCCCCAGATGGGCAGGAGGACACCGGCCCAGGTGCCCAGCGTCGACCGGCAGCCTCCGCACAGCAGACCTTGCCTGCCTACTGCCCAGGCCTGCACCATGTCCCATCACTCAGCGGCCAGCCATGATGGGgcccagcctctcagagtgctctTCCGGAGACTGGAAAACGGACGCTGGAGCTCCAGCCTCCTGGCGGCCCCCTCATTTCACTCTCCTGAGAAGCCGGGAGCCTTCCTCGCTCAGAGCCCTCATGTGTCAGAGAAGTCTGAGGCTCCCTGTGTTCGTGTCCCACCGAGCGTCCTCTATGAGGACCTTCAGGTTTCCTCCTCCTCAGAGGACAGCGATTCTGACCTGGAGTGA